The DNA sequence ATCTTGTATTCTATTGTTTCCAATGTCGAGGCCCATTAGATATTTGCAGTTGGTTAAGGATCTAGGTAATCGTCCTTCCAGTTTGTTAGTTCCCAAATTGATGGACACAAGCCGACAATCATTGCTAAATGTTCACGGAAGTACACCACTAAAATTATTCGCATTTAAATGAAAGATTTTCATATACTGGCTAAAGTTTCCAAAGCATTGAGGAATTGCTCCTTCCAAAGTATTGTTTGAGACAATAAGTATCTCAAACCATGAAGTCAAGTTGCTGATGGAGGATGGGAGCTCACCCTCAAATTTGTTGGAGGAGAGCAATAAGGCCACCAAACTTGATTGATTTCCAATTGAGGATGGTATTGGACcttcaaacaatttatttgaattacaaAGATggatatatttcaaatttcctTTGTAAAATCTTAAAATGCACATGCATAAACATATTGGCGTCATGGACTATTTTACTGATTATAATCACATGTCTTAATTGTGCATCAGATATTGGTATATATTCTAATAGTAAGATTAAACTTATCCTCTATTTTACTTATCAAGTTTGTAATTAGTCATTTATGAATAAGTTAGAAATCTTACCGCTTAAAACATTATTGTCAAGGTATAAATCTAGCAGTAGTTTCATGTTCCCAATTTCTGAGGGCAATGACCCGCTAAGTCTGTTGCTTGATAGGTGAATCCCTCCCAAAGTAGACACATTGAAAATGGTTGGCGGCAATGGTCCTGATAACTTGTTAAAACTCAGGTCTAACCATTTTAAATGATCAAGACGACCAATCTCTTGCGGAAAA is a window from the Salvia hispanica cultivar TCC Black 2014 chromosome 1, UniMelb_Shisp_WGS_1.0, whole genome shotgun sequence genome containing:
- the LOC125200860 gene encoding probable leucine-rich repeat receptor-like protein kinase At1g35710, whose amino-acid sequence is MMWSDDNKLSGSIPREVWNVTTLLQLRLKNNSLSGVFPQEIGRLDHLKWLDLSFNKLSGPLPPTIFNVSTLGGIHLSSNRLSGSLPSEIGNMKLLLDLYLDNNVLSGPIPSSIGNQSSLVALLLSSNKFEGELPSSISNLTSWFEILIVSNNTLEGAIPQCFGNFSQYMKIFHLNANNFSGVLP